The Bradyrhizobium sp. CCBAU 051011 DNA segment ACTGAGAAAGCCCGAAATCTGACTGTCTCCCAACGGCTTACGCCGGGAACCCTGCTGCCCCCGCCGCCTACCGCGTTTTCCTGCTGCCGCTCCGATATGGGGCGGAAACGTGGAGATTCGAGGAGCTAACCCCGCGAATCCCCACACTTTTTTGTGTACGCCGTGTTCCGGGTTACCCCATCGCACGAACTTTGCACAGATCCCGCCACTTTCGTCGTGGCCGGGCTTGTCCCGGCCATCCACGTCCTTGGCAGATCCCCGGATCGCACTCGGCTTGCGCCTCGCTTGTCCGGGGATGGAATTGAAGCAAGCTTCGCTTACTTCAATTCCACCTTCGCGCCAGCCTTTTCGAGCTGGGCCTTGATCTTGTCGGCTTCTTCCTTGTTCACGCCTTCCTTCAGCGGCTTCGGAGCGCCTTCGACGAGGTCCTTGGCTTCCTTGAGGCCCAGGCCGGTGATGGCGCGGACTTCCTTGATGACCTCGATCTTCTTGTCACCGGCAGCGGCGAGAACGACCGTGAAGTCGGTCTTCTCTTCAGCCGGAGCGGCGGCGGCGCCACCACCCGCGGGACCGGCAACCGCGACGGCGGCAGCGGCGGAAACGCCCCACTTTTCTTCGAGGAGCTTGGCGAGTTCGGCGGCTTCGAGCACGGTCAGGCTCGAGAGGTCGTCGACGATTTTCTGCAAGTCAGCCATTGATCTATTTCCTTAAACGTTTGGTTTCGAACCAGGTTTGAGATTAGCGAAGGGTCAGGCCGCTTCGCCCTTTGAGGCATGAGCCTGAATGACGCGCGCGAGCTTGGCCGCAGGCGCAGTCGAGAGCTGGGCGATCTTGGTCGCCGGCGCCACCAGGAGGCCGACAAGCTTTCCGCGCAGTTCATCGAGTGACGGCAGCGAGGCAAGCGCCTTCACGCCGTTCACATCCAGGACGGTTTTACCCATCGAACCGCCAAGAATGACGAACTTTTCGTTCGCCTTGGCGAATTCCATGGCAACCTTCGGCGCCGCTACCGGATCGTTTGAAGTGGCGATCACGGTCGGTCCCTTCAGCAGGGAACCGATGGCAACGACGTCAGTGCCTTCAAGAGCAATTTTGGCGAGACGGTTTTTCGAGACCTTCACCGACGCGCCCGCCTGCTTCATCTGCGTACGCAGCTTTTGCATCTGGGCCACGGTGAGGCCGGAATAGTGGGCGACGACTGCGACGCTCGTGGTCTTGAAGACCCCGTTCAACGCCTCAACCGCGTCCTTTTTTGCCGCTCTTTCCACAGCAAGCTCTCTCCGGTTGGCGGCCTTCGCAAGAGCAAGACCGCCGGGTTGCACCCATCGTCTCGCCCAAAACCTGACCTCTAGACACCAGTCTCTAGGACACGCCGGGCAGACGACATTTGAAAAGCCTGCCCTCCCGAACCAGATGGCGCGGGGTGTCGAGGTTCGAACCAAATCAGCCATGGCGCCGCGAGAGGCGGCGTTAAAGCAAAATCCGGTCTTCACCCGTCTATGCAGGCTGTAAAATTAAGCCGTTGAAGAACTTGCGTTTCTTCGCGAGCGCCTGCAGTCTCGGACAGGATCGAGGCCGTTCGGCAAGCCGAAGGACCCCTGCCGCATTCCACGAAACGATCAGGTTTCCTTCCTTTCGAGCAATCCATGCGGACGTCCTGAAAGGAATGATCTCCTACCGTGTCGGGTTTTCGGAATGCGAGCACAGACGATGCCAGCAATGGCCAGCACGCCCGGAAGCCGTTCTTTAACGGGTCTTGGCCTTTTTGCCAAGAGCAAAATTCACACCAGTTTGCCGGCCCGGCCGGAGAAAAATTTCCGGTTTGCCCCCGAAATTTTTTTGACCGGTTCCGTCACACCGGGGCCGCCTGGCTCGTCTTTGCCCCAGGAGGCTCCCGATGCGGCGTCAGTTGGCAGCGATTCTTGCGATACTGACGGTTCTGAATGGGCTGGTCATGCTGGTCGCCGGCCCGTTCTGGTATCAAACCGTGCCGGGGGTGCCGGATACCGGCCCCTTCAACCCACATTTCGTCCAGGACATCGGTGCCGCCTTCCTCGTCGCCGGTCTTGCGCTGGCCGCTCGGGCATGGCGGCCAAGGTACTGGCCGGCGGCCGTTGCGGGCGCCGGATTCCTGGTCGTTCACGCCCTGCTCCACGTGGCGATCCTGGTCGGCGGCCACGCCCATTACCCCGCCTTCGACCTTCTCGCGATCGTTCTGCCCGCCGCAGCCGCCCTCTATTCCGCCTTCCCCAACCAAGGAGAACAACATGCGTAGTTGGATCGCCCGCCGCAGTTTGCGTGCATTCGCCAGGCGCTATGGTTACGACGTCAGCTATCTCGAAATGATGCTGAACGAATCGCCTGCCGCCCTCTTCAAGTTCGCGCCCCTCATGAAGGCGGCCGCCCACCGCGAGGTGGTCCCGGCCGATGCCAGCTTCGCCGCCAAGATCGTCGGCGCACTGGCGGAGGATTGCGGCCCCTGTACCCAGCTCGTTGTCGACATGGCGCTGGAGGCCGGCATGGCCAAGGACCAGATCGAAGCGGTACTTCGCCGCGATCCGCGCGCGATGAATGACGCGACCATGCTCGGGTTCCGCTTTGCCGATGCCGTGGTGCGCCGCTCGACGGATGACGACGAATTTCGCGACGCCGTCACGGCCCAATGGGGCCCCAAGGGCGTAATAGACCTGACAATGGCGCTGCAGCTCGGCCGCATGTTTCCGATGGTGAAGGCCGGGCTCGGTTATGCCAAGGAGTGCCGCCGCGTCTCGGTGAGCGGGCACGATGTTGATGTCGTCAAACAGGCCGCATGATCACGACCCGCTGGCGCCCCATCGCGGGCGTCTGCTCGGGCTCGCCTATCGCATGCTCGGCAGCCGCAGCGACGCCGAAGACGTCGTGCAGGACGCCTATCTGCGATTTACCGGCGCGCAGGACGTTCACAATGCGGAAGCCTTTCTCGTCACCGTCGTGACGCGGCTTTGTCTCGATCGCCTGAAGAGCGCGAAAGCACAACGGGAGATCTATGTCGGGCCTTGGCTTCCCGAGCCGGTGTTCGATGCCGAGGGCCTGTCGGCCGACGCCGCTACAGAACTGGCCGACGACCTGTCGTTCGCGCTGCTGCTGGCGCTGGATCGGCTGTCGCCGCTGGAGCGCGCGGCCTTCCTGCTGCACGACGTCTTCGATACGCCGTTTCCCGAAATCGCCGCCATGCTCGACCGCAGCGAGGCGGCCTGCCGGCAACTGGCATCGCGGGCCCGCCGCGCGGTGCGCGACGATCGCCCGGCACCCGCGGCAACGCCGGACAGTCACGCGCGCCTGCTGCAGGCTTTCAGCGATGCGGTTGCTAGCGGCAATGTCAGGCAGCTTGCCGAGTTGCTGCGCGAGGATGCGGTGGCGATCACGGATGGCGGCGGCCGCAAGTTCGCCGCGCTCAACCCGATCATCGGCGCCGACAAGGTCGCGCGCTTCTTCATCGGCCTTGCCGGCAAGATCGCCGGCCAGGATTTCCGCATCGAGCCGGCTGCCATCAACGGCGCCGCTGGCGCCCTGCTCTTTCTGGACGGCGAACTCGATCTCACCCTGAGCATGGCGATATCAGGCGAGAAAATCGCCGCGATCTATGTCGTTCGCAACCCGGACAAGCTGCGGCACCTGCCGCCCGCGGCGGCGCACTGACGCGTCAGCCGAGCGGCACCGCATACGGCAGTGGCTTGCCGGCGAAGAACGCGTCGAGATTGGCCAGCACGCAATCCTGCATCGCCACATGCGACTCCAGCGTATGGCCGCCGATATGCGGAGAGAGCACGACATTGGGCAGCGCCGTCAGCGCGTCAGGCGCATGCGGCTCCTTGGCGTAGACGTCGAGGCCCGCGCCGCCGATGGTCTGGTCGGACAGCGCCGCGATCAGCGCCGGCTGGTCGATCACCGAGCCGCGCGAAATGTTGATGACGTAGCCGTCCTTGCCAAGCTTGCGCAGGATATTGGCATCGACCGCGTGATTGGTTTCCGCGCCCGCCCGCACCGCGATCATCAGGACACTACACCATTCGGCCAGCGCATCGAGCGTCGGAAAATATTGATAGGGAACGTCGTGCTTACTGCGGCTGAAATAGCCGACCTCGGTTTCGAACGCGGCCACCCGCGCCGCGATCTTGCGGCCGATCTCGCCCATGCCGTAGACGCCGATTTTGCGGCCGAGCATGCCGGCTTGCGGGCGCATCATCGGCGACGGCTTTGCCGCCGCCCAGCTCCCGCCCCGCACATAGTCATCCGCCACGAGCAGCCGCCGCGTGGCTGCGAGCATCAGCGTGACCGCGATGTCGGCGACCGAGGCCGCATTCGCGCCCGGGCTGTGACCAACCGCGATCCTGCGCTTCGCCGCCGCCGCCAGATCGACGCCGTCATAGCCGGTGCCGTAGCAGACGATGGCGCCCAATTTCGGCATCATGTCCATCGCTTCACCGCGAAGCGACGTAGCGCCTGCGGTGATCAGCGCACGAATATCCGCGAGTTGATCGGCCGCGAGCACCTCATTGGGCGCCTTGCCGGCCGCGTTCAGCAATTCATAGCGCTGGCCGAAGCGCTCCATCTGGGCTTTGGGAAAACGCGAATAGATCAGGACTTTCTCGGGCATTGTTCTTCTTTCTTGGCAAGTCCGGCCGGGCGACGATTACGCAAAACCGATAGCAAACGCAAAGGGCGGAATCGGTCACCCGATTCCGCCCTTTATTATTTACGTCAACGGCAAAGCCTTAGCCGAGCAGCGTGCCCGGCTCGACCTTGACGCCCGGGCCCATGGTGGAGGAGACCGCCACGCGCTGGATGTAGGTGCCCTTGGCGCCCGCGGGCTTTGCTTTCGACACCGCATCGGCAAGCGCCTTCACGTTCTGCACCAGCTTTTCCTCGGAGAACGACGCCTTGCCGACGCCGGCCTGCACGATGCCGGCCTTCTCGACGCGGAATTCGACCGAGCCGCCCTTGGCGCCCTTCACGGCGGAGGTGACGTCCATGGTCACGGTGCCGATCTTCGGATTCGGCATCATGCCGCGCGGGCCGAGCACCTTACCGAGGCGGCCGACCAGCGGCATCATGTCGGGAGTGGCGATGCAGCGATCGAAATCGATGTTGCCGCCCTGCACCTTCTCGACCAGGTCTTCGGCGCCGACGACGTCAGCACCCGCAGCCTTGGCTTCTTCCGCTTTCGCACCGCGAGCGAACACGCCGACGCGCAGCGTGCGGCCGGTGCCGTTCGGCAGGTTGACGACGCCACGAACCATCTGGTCGGCGTGACGCGGGTCGACGCCGAGATTGATCGCGATCTCGATCGTTTCGTCGAACTTCGAGGTGGCGCGTTCCTTGACCATCTTGATGGCATCCGCGAGCGGATAGAGCTTCTCGCGGTCGATGCCTTCACGAACCTTCTTCAAACGTTTTCCGATTGCCATGGTCCGTTACCCCGCAACTTCCAGACCCATCGAACGGGCGGAGCCCTCGACCATCTTCATGGCCGATTCGATGGAATCGCAATTGAGATCCTTCATCTTCTTCTCGGCGATCTCGCGCACCTGCGCTTTCGTCACCTTGCCGGCCTTGTCGCGGCCCGGGGCTTTCGAGCCGGACTGGATCTTGGCGGCCTGCTTGAGGAAGTGGGACATCGGCGGCGTCTTCATCTCGAAGGTGAAGGAACGGTCCGCATAGATGGTGATGATCACCGGGATCGGGGTGTTCTTTTCTTCCTTCTGCGTCTGCGCGTTGAACGCCTTGCAGAATTCCATGATGTTGAGACCGCGCTGACCAAGCGCGGGGCCGATCGGGGGCGAAGGATTCGCCGCACCGGCCGGGACCTGAAGCTTCAGGTATCCGGTCACTTTCTTTGCCATGTATCACTCCTGTTGCGCCGGCAGGTCGCCGGCTGGTTCAGGTTCCGTGGTTCGGTTCAGGAGCGGTTGGCGACCGCCCTCTCCCTCCCACGGCCTCTTCAACGCGAAGCCAAGGCCTCGCGCTTTTCCGATCAGACCTTTTCGACCTGACCGAATTCCAGTTCGACGGGCGTGGCGCGGCCGAAGATCGACACCGCGACCTTCACGCGCGAACGCGCCTCGTCAATTTCTTCAACCACGCCGGAGAACGAGGCGAACGGGCCATCGGCCACCCGCACGTTCTCGCCGATTTCGAACGACACCGACGCCTTCGGACGTTCGACGCCCTCCTGCACCTGATGCAGGATCCGCATCGCCTCGGATTCGGAGATCGGCATCGGCTTGTTTTCGGCGCCGAGGAAGCCGGTCACCTTGGGCGTGTTCTTGATGAGATGGAACGCCTCGTCGGTCAGCTTCATCTTCACCAGCACGTAGCCCGGGAAGAACTTGCGCTCGGCGTCGATCTTGCGGCCGCGGCGCACTTCGGTGACCTTTTCGGTCGGCACCAGTACCAGTTCGAACAGTTCCTCGAGCCCGCGCTGCTTGGCCTGCTCGCGGATCGATTCCGCGACCTTCTTCTCGAAATTCGAATAGGCGTGAACAATATACCAGCGCTTGTCCATCGCAAGGGTTCCGGTGCTCATCAGTGGACGCCCAGCAGGAAAGTGACGACGTAGCGGATGATCAAGTCCGCCACGAAGAAGAAGATCGAAGCCAGCGCAACCATCACGAACACCATGATCGTGGTGATCGTCACCTCACGGCGTGTCGGCCAGGTGACCTTGGCGGTCTCCGAGCGCACTTCCTGCAGGAATTTGAACGGGCTGAAAGCCATCGTTGGTTACCGCGTCCTTCGTGAGACGATTGAGATTTAAAGCGAATCCGAACAGCCCTCTTGCGCCCAGCCCTCTCTCGAAGGATGAGCCGCCAAGCGGGCTCGATTGTTCGGGGGAATCCAAAGCCGCGCCGGATATCCGCATCTAGCGGGCCGGCAGCAGGTGGCGCGTATCTACTGCCGACCGGGCAAAAGGTCAAGATAGGGGTGCCGCAGGGCTTCCCGCAGGCCATTTTCGGCACTTTGGCCCCGGGCCGCGAAAAGCCATTGGTTAATCGTAGGTACTGCCTCCCATCAAATCCTCATGACAGCGCGATCTGGTTCTTAAAAGCTGTCGGCTAGCCTCATGATTCAGAGGGGTAATGAGGGAAATGACCATGGAGCTGTTAGGCCAGGACCAGGAGAGATTTTCGGGCGAGACGGCCTGGACCGTTCTCGACGCGGCGAACGACCTCGGCGACACCATCACGGTCGATGCGTGCAGGCGGGTAATCGATGCCGATTTGCGGGGCGAGGCCCCGGCCCGATCGGATATTGCGGTGCTCTCCGCATTCTTCAGCTAGTTTCGGCCTGGCGGGAAAGAATCCAGCCAAGCCACTGACCTCACGACGAATTCCGACCGGCGAGCGTTACTCTCGCAGCTTCTCAAGGCCCGCGTCCAGTGCGTCCCGGCCGGCCTGTTCTACGCGGTCGGCATATTCGGCCCCGGCGTCCGAGAGCTCGGCTTTCAGTGTATCGGAAGCCTCCTGGACACTTTGCGACACGGCCCCGGCACGCTCCTTCAGGTCGGCCTTCAGGCTGTCACTCAGGTTCCCTACCCACTCATCCTCGACACCGGACCTGGACAGGGCGCCGGCCACTGTGGCGCCGATTGCAACGCCGACGGCTCCGAGAACCAGCGGTTGCCGTTCCAGCAGGTCGGAAAGCGATGATTGCGCCTGCATGAAGGTCTCTTTCCGCGGCAACGCCCGACCCAACCGATCGAACATGTCCCGCGCGCCAGCCACGCCTTCCTCGAACCGCTCACCCACCGTTTCGGCTGCGCCCGACATCGCGTCGGAAGCGGCCGTTCCGGCATTGCGCACCGTTTCGTTGATGCCGCCGCGCGAAGCCTCGTCCCGCATCCGGGAAGCGCGCTTCCGCATGGAGCCGTAGGCGTCTTCCCAGTCTTCCCAGCTGGAAGCCGCTGACCTCTGGGCGCGCGCGCCGAGATCAGCGAGCGGCGCGGCCACTGACGTCACCGAGCCGGCGGCGCTCTTCAGTTTGTCGCTACCGATCAGCAGCCACAGCGCGCCGCCTCCGATCAAAGCCGCAGCGAGCGGGTTGTCACGGGCCGCCGTGGTCAGACTATCTATGAAACTCTCTTGTGAGCCGCTCATCGCACCATTCCCTTCACGGTGTCCTTGTCCTTTTCAAGCTGACGCAACGTTTCACGCGGCGCCAGATGACGTGCGTCGAGCCGGTTCATCCCGACCGCAAACAAGATGCCTGCGAGCACCGCGGCAATGATCGCGGAGATCAGATAGGAGACCGGCTGCGACCATCCGCCGGCGATCAAGGCCGCGGATAGCGCAAACAGCGCCATGACGATTGCGGGGATGACCAGAACGGCGCCGGCCGCAATGAGGCCGACGGCGCTGCCGACTTGCTGAACCTTCTC contains these protein-coding regions:
- the rplL gene encoding 50S ribosomal protein L7/L12; the encoded protein is MADLQKIVDDLSSLTVLEAAELAKLLEEKWGVSAAAAVAVAGPAGGGAAAAPAEEKTDFTVVLAAAGDKKIEVIKEVRAITGLGLKEAKDLVEGAPKPLKEGVNKEEADKIKAQLEKAGAKVELK
- the rplJ gene encoding 50S ribosomal protein L10 produces the protein MERAAKKDAVEALNGVFKTTSVAVVAHYSGLTVAQMQKLRTQMKQAGASVKVSKNRLAKIALEGTDVVAIGSLLKGPTVIATSNDPVAAPKVAMEFAKANEKFVILGGSMGKTVLDVNGVKALASLPSLDELRGKLVGLLVAPATKIAQLSTAPAAKLARVIQAHASKGEAA
- the sigJ gene encoding RNA polymerase sigma factor SigJ codes for the protein MLMSSNRPHDHDPLAPHRGRLLGLAYRMLGSRSDAEDVVQDAYLRFTGAQDVHNAEAFLVTVVTRLCLDRLKSAKAQREIYVGPWLPEPVFDAEGLSADAATELADDLSFALLLALDRLSPLERAAFLLHDVFDTPFPEIAAMLDRSEAACRQLASRARRAVRDDRPAPAATPDSHARLLQAFSDAVASGNVRQLAELLREDAVAITDGGGRKFAALNPIIGADKVARFFIGLAGKIAGQDFRIEPAAINGAAGALLFLDGELDLTLSMAISGEKIAAIYVVRNPDKLRHLPPAAAH
- a CDS encoding 2-hydroxyacid dehydrogenase, whose amino-acid sequence is MPEKVLIYSRFPKAQMERFGQRYELLNAAGKAPNEVLAADQLADIRALITAGATSLRGEAMDMMPKLGAIVCYGTGYDGVDLAAAAKRRIAVGHSPGANAASVADIAVTLMLAATRRLLVADDYVRGGSWAAAKPSPMMRPQAGMLGRKIGVYGMGEIGRKIAARVAAFETEVGYFSRSKHDVPYQYFPTLDALAEWCSVLMIAVRAGAETNHAVDANILRKLGKDGYVINISRGSVIDQPALIAALSDQTIGGAGLDVYAKEPHAPDALTALPNVVLSPHIGGHTLESHVAMQDCVLANLDAFFAGKPLPYAVPLG
- the rplA gene encoding 50S ribosomal protein L1, whose protein sequence is MAIGKRLKKVREGIDREKLYPLADAIKMVKERATSKFDETIEIAINLGVDPRHADQMVRGVVNLPNGTGRTLRVGVFARGAKAEEAKAAGADVVGAEDLVEKVQGGNIDFDRCIATPDMMPLVGRLGKVLGPRGMMPNPKIGTVTMDVTSAVKGAKGGSVEFRVEKAGIVQAGVGKASFSEEKLVQNVKALADAVSKAKPAGAKGTYIQRVAVSSTMGPGVKVEPGTLLG
- the rplK gene encoding 50S ribosomal protein L11, with the translated sequence MAKKVTGYLKLQVPAGAANPSPPIGPALGQRGLNIMEFCKAFNAQTQKEEKNTPIPVIITIYADRSFTFEMKTPPMSHFLKQAAKIQSGSKAPGRDKAGKVTKAQVREIAEKKMKDLNCDSIESAMKMVEGSARSMGLEVAG
- the nusG gene encoding transcription termination/antitermination protein NusG, which encodes MDKRWYIVHAYSNFEKKVAESIREQAKQRGLEELFELVLVPTEKVTEVRRGRKIDAERKFFPGYVLVKMKLTDEAFHLIKNTPKVTGFLGAENKPMPISESEAMRILHQVQEGVERPKASVSFEIGENVRVADGPFASFSGVVEEIDEARSRVKVAVSIFGRATPVELEFGQVEKV
- the secE gene encoding preprotein translocase subunit SecE, which produces MAFSPFKFLQEVRSETAKVTWPTRREVTITTIMVFVMVALASIFFFVADLIIRYVVTFLLGVH
- a CDS encoding phage holin family protein, producing MSTKTDIRTISHLFGDALSQFAKLFQNEVDLAKAELGEKVQQVGSAVGLIAAGAVLVIPAIVMALFALSAALIAGGWSQPVSYLISAIIAAVLAGILFAVGMNRLDARHLAPRETLRQLEKDKDTVKGMVR